One Chiloscyllium plagiosum isolate BGI_BamShark_2017 chromosome 14, ASM401019v2, whole genome shotgun sequence genomic region harbors:
- the yipf5 gene encoding protein YIPF5 isoform X3 has translation MSVKVLQELLQWLSSIISTPISSNQAIALMTKGNQLMTTMQQGILSKTGSQQPYTGQIYQPTPTFTPSSPQSVYGNSFEDEAPLLEELGINFDHIWQKTLTVLHPLKAADGTIMNETDLAGPMVFCLAFGATLLLVGKIQFGYVYGISAIGCLGMYCLLNLMSMTGVSFGCVASVLGYCLLPMIILSSFAVIFSLQGMLGVIIAAMIIGWCSLSASKIFISALAMEGQQLLVAYPCALLYGVFALISVF, from the exons ATGTCAGTCAAAGTTTTGCA GGAATTGTTGCAATGgctgagttcaataatttcaacACCGATTTCTTCCAATCAAGCTATAGCATTGATGACCAAGGGCAATCAGCTTATGACTACAATGCAGCAGGGGATCCTTTCCAAAACAG GGTCCCAACAGCCATACACAGGACAGATCTATCAACCTACACCAACCTTCACTCCTAGCTCTCCACAGTCAGTATACGGCAACAGTTTTGAAGACGAAGCCCCATTATTGGAAG AATTAGGAATTAATTTTGACCACATCTGGCAGAAAACACTGACTGTCCTCCATCCACTGAAAGCAGCAGATGGAACCATTATGAATGAAACTGACCTGGCTGGGCCCATGGTGTTCTGTTTGGCATTTGGAGCCACCTTATTACTG GTTGGCAAAATCCAGTTTGGTTATGTGTATGGGATCAGTGCTATCGGGTGTCTCGGCATGTACTGTTTGTTGAACTTGATGAGTATGACCGGAGTGTCCTTTGGTTGTGTGGCTAGCGTTCTTGGATATTGCCTGCTTCCAATGATTATCCTGTCAAGTTTTGCTGTGATTTTCTCTTTGCA AGGCATGCTGGGCGTAATTATTGCTGCTATGATTATTGGCTGGTGCAGTTTGTCAGCTTCTAAGATCTTCATCTCTGCCTTGGCCATGGAGGGACAGCAATTACTTGTGGCATATCCTTGTGCTTTGTTATATGGAGTTTTCGCTCTTATCTCCGTTTTCTAA
- the yipf5 gene encoding protein YIPF5 isoform X1, with product MAEFNNFNTDFFQSSYSIDDQGQSAYDYNAAGDPFQNRQYDSHTQQPGYFYPTGSQQPYTGQIYQPTPTFTPSSPQSVYGNSFEDEAPLLEELGINFDHIWQKTLTVLHPLKAADGTIMNETDLAGPMVFCLAFGATLLLVGKIQFGYVYGISAIGCLGMYCLLNLMSMTGVSFGCVASVLGYCLLPMIILSSFAVIFSLQGMLGVIIAAMIIGWCSLSASKIFISALAMEGQQLLVAYPCALLYGVFALISVF from the exons ATGgctgagttcaataatttcaacACCGATTTCTTCCAATCAAGCTATAGCATTGATGACCAAGGGCAATCAGCTTATGACTACAATGCAGCAGGGGATCCTTTCCAAAACAG GCAGTATGACAGTCACACTCAGCAGCCTGGATATTTTTATCCAACAGGGTCCCAACAGCCATACACAGGACAGATCTATCAACCTACACCAACCTTCACTCCTAGCTCTCCACAGTCAGTATACGGCAACAGTTTTGAAGACGAAGCCCCATTATTGGAAG AATTAGGAATTAATTTTGACCACATCTGGCAGAAAACACTGACTGTCCTCCATCCACTGAAAGCAGCAGATGGAACCATTATGAATGAAACTGACCTGGCTGGGCCCATGGTGTTCTGTTTGGCATTTGGAGCCACCTTATTACTG GTTGGCAAAATCCAGTTTGGTTATGTGTATGGGATCAGTGCTATCGGGTGTCTCGGCATGTACTGTTTGTTGAACTTGATGAGTATGACCGGAGTGTCCTTTGGTTGTGTGGCTAGCGTTCTTGGATATTGCCTGCTTCCAATGATTATCCTGTCAAGTTTTGCTGTGATTTTCTCTTTGCA AGGCATGCTGGGCGTAATTATTGCTGCTATGATTATTGGCTGGTGCAGTTTGTCAGCTTCTAAGATCTTCATCTCTGCCTTGGCCATGGAGGGACAGCAATTACTTGTGGCATATCCTTGTGCTTTGTTATATGGAGTTTTCGCTCTTATCTCCGTTTTCTAA
- the yipf5 gene encoding protein YIPF5 isoform X4 gives MTKGNQLMTTMQQGILSKTGSQQPYTGQIYQPTPTFTPSSPQSVYGNSFEDEAPLLEELGINFDHIWQKTLTVLHPLKAADGTIMNETDLAGPMVFCLAFGATLLLVGKIQFGYVYGISAIGCLGMYCLLNLMSMTGVSFGCVASVLGYCLLPMIILSSFAVIFSLQGMLGVIIAAMIIGWCSLSASKIFISALAMEGQQLLVAYPCALLYGVFALISVF, from the exons ATGACCAAGGGCAATCAGCTTATGACTACAATGCAGCAGGGGATCCTTTCCAAAACAG GGTCCCAACAGCCATACACAGGACAGATCTATCAACCTACACCAACCTTCACTCCTAGCTCTCCACAGTCAGTATACGGCAACAGTTTTGAAGACGAAGCCCCATTATTGGAAG AATTAGGAATTAATTTTGACCACATCTGGCAGAAAACACTGACTGTCCTCCATCCACTGAAAGCAGCAGATGGAACCATTATGAATGAAACTGACCTGGCTGGGCCCATGGTGTTCTGTTTGGCATTTGGAGCCACCTTATTACTG GTTGGCAAAATCCAGTTTGGTTATGTGTATGGGATCAGTGCTATCGGGTGTCTCGGCATGTACTGTTTGTTGAACTTGATGAGTATGACCGGAGTGTCCTTTGGTTGTGTGGCTAGCGTTCTTGGATATTGCCTGCTTCCAATGATTATCCTGTCAAGTTTTGCTGTGATTTTCTCTTTGCA AGGCATGCTGGGCGTAATTATTGCTGCTATGATTATTGGCTGGTGCAGTTTGTCAGCTTCTAAGATCTTCATCTCTGCCTTGGCCATGGAGGGACAGCAATTACTTGTGGCATATCCTTGTGCTTTGTTATATGGAGTTTTCGCTCTTATCTCCGTTTTCTAA
- the yipf5 gene encoding protein YIPF5 isoform X2 — protein sequence MRNSTPVPIVYGDFRELLQWLSSIISTPISSNQAIALMTKGNQLMTTMQQGILSKTGSQQPYTGQIYQPTPTFTPSSPQSVYGNSFEDEAPLLEELGINFDHIWQKTLTVLHPLKAADGTIMNETDLAGPMVFCLAFGATLLLVGKIQFGYVYGISAIGCLGMYCLLNLMSMTGVSFGCVASVLGYCLLPMIILSSFAVIFSLQGMLGVIIAAMIIGWCSLSASKIFISALAMEGQQLLVAYPCALLYGVFALISVF from the exons ATGCGTAACTCGACCCCCGTCCCAATCGTTTACGGAGACTTCAG GGAATTGTTGCAATGgctgagttcaataatttcaacACCGATTTCTTCCAATCAAGCTATAGCATTGATGACCAAGGGCAATCAGCTTATGACTACAATGCAGCAGGGGATCCTTTCCAAAACAG GGTCCCAACAGCCATACACAGGACAGATCTATCAACCTACACCAACCTTCACTCCTAGCTCTCCACAGTCAGTATACGGCAACAGTTTTGAAGACGAAGCCCCATTATTGGAAG AATTAGGAATTAATTTTGACCACATCTGGCAGAAAACACTGACTGTCCTCCATCCACTGAAAGCAGCAGATGGAACCATTATGAATGAAACTGACCTGGCTGGGCCCATGGTGTTCTGTTTGGCATTTGGAGCCACCTTATTACTG GTTGGCAAAATCCAGTTTGGTTATGTGTATGGGATCAGTGCTATCGGGTGTCTCGGCATGTACTGTTTGTTGAACTTGATGAGTATGACCGGAGTGTCCTTTGGTTGTGTGGCTAGCGTTCTTGGATATTGCCTGCTTCCAATGATTATCCTGTCAAGTTTTGCTGTGATTTTCTCTTTGCA AGGCATGCTGGGCGTAATTATTGCTGCTATGATTATTGGCTGGTGCAGTTTGTCAGCTTCTAAGATCTTCATCTCTGCCTTGGCCATGGAGGGACAGCAATTACTTGTGGCATATCCTTGTGCTTTGTTATATGGAGTTTTCGCTCTTATCTCCGTTTTCTAA